Genomic DNA from Theobroma cacao cultivar B97-61/B2 chromosome 3, Criollo_cocoa_genome_V2, whole genome shotgun sequence:
taCTCTCTCTCAATCTCAAACGAAAATGGGAAGTCACTACTCGTTTAATGGTTGGTCTAAGTCTGAACTTGTTgccaaagaagaagaaacctCTCCTTTCCCAACCCAACTTCCTCCCGATTCAAGGTGGCGTTAGGAGTTTgcattcttctttcttttgacttttctttctacatgatttttctttttgttcttataaACTTTCTGCTTAAAATTTTCAGTGCAAGCGTGTACTATAATTCGGTGGATTGGCAAAATGAGTTTCCCATCCAAGAGAGCTTTTTCGATGCTCTTCCTTTGATGAGCTCTTTCTACACGGATCCTTTATATGATTCATTGGACTTTGAAAAAAGTTCAAGTCTAATTCAAGGTGATACTAGCTTATACAGTCATAAACTAGAAAGAAGTTCAtcttttttaaactttatagTAAGCATCTTCAAAGTATTATGAGAAGATCATCTTACTATTGTTGCAGAGAACAACCTACTTGGTTGTGAAAAGGGCAACGGCTTTTGGAATGAATTGGGTGCCTTGTTTAAGCCCAACGGTAAAAATGAAGACTTCGGAGAAGAATTGAAGGAAGAGAGGCGTGCTAAAAGGTGCAGGGAAGAGAAATGCAGCAGTTCGACAATGCTGTCTAGGAAAGTCATCTCCCAGTACTTTTACTTGCCTATAACTCAAGCGGCAAAGGAGCTTAACGTTGGCTTGACACTGTTGAAGAAACGTTGTAGGGAACTTGGAATCCGTAGGTGGCCTCACCGCAAGCTTATGAGCCTCCAAACTCTTATCTGGAACGTTCAGGTATCTATCATCCATGATTTAATCCTCCTTTCTTCTCCCTCACTTTCCATTTTGGCTAATGGCTTGTTCGGGTATATAATACAGGAGTTGCAGAAGGAGGAAGGTGAAGAAAGTGAAAGGAAACTGAGGGAAGCAGTCGAGGTCTTGGAGAGGGAGAGGAAGCTGTTGGAAGAGATGCCAGATTTGCAATTGGAAGACAAGACCAAAAGACTTAGACAAGCCTGCTTCAAGGCAAATtacaagaagagaaagctgatgatgatggagtCACAATCGTCTTCCGGTGGTAGCCGAGAAAGTTTGGATTTAACTAGAGGTTATGACATGGAAAACGAAGAAGACGAAGAAGAGATGAAATTACTTTTGTCTGACTCCTTTTCATCAACCAACATCATGGCTAATTAGGGTGACTTCATCTCCACCAATATGAGCGGTTtatattgttttctttttgaacaATTTGCTAGTTACATTTACTAAAATACTATGAATATccatttgaaatttaaaacgTGTCTCtcctttttgttgttgttgttttctCTACGTTAATGTACTTGTTTTCATGTTGACGAATCAGAGATAAGTTTGAAAATTAGAAGGTTTGATGGCAGctttgatgattttgatgtaAGTTTTTGGTTCATCTTTCAcgggaaaaaaaatttatagatTAAGAATGGATTCTAGATCtaacctttctttctctattcATTTGAggtaaatttcttttcaaattcttgGCATAAGAGAACTTAGAAGTTACGACATAAAGTTTTCATTGGCAATTTGCAACGGATCACCAATTGATTTTCGATAAAATTGTTTTACACACATGGTCGACAGAATATCGAAGAAATTTACTGATAAAAAGAGTTCCGTTGAAAAATGGTCGCTAATAGGGAAGGCATGAAGATTGTTGACCAATTGTGTTCGTCGGTTTTGATGATCATTGACAGAATTTATTGACAAAATTTTTGATGGACCTCTTAGTCAATAACTTTTTTACAATAGCGACAAAATTTCCTTCGGTAGTGTCTTTCTAGAATTTTGTTGAGTTACTGACGAAGTTGTGGATGGAATTTCTGTTGTTAATAGCCTTTTAGGGTTTTTTAACTTATCGATGGATTTTCCGTCAAAGTTAGGCTCGCCCCAATTTTGCCCACCACATCTCTCTCTATGTTCTCTCTTCCCCTTGCCTCCTGACACTATTGATCCCCCTTTTTGCCTCTAAACAAACCCTTCACCTTCCCTCGTCATCAACCCTTTTCCCCATCATCAACCTAACTACATTTGCTGCCAATTTGCTTCTTCTCTCTTGGTAAcacttttttgtcttttgttgATGAATCATATGCttggaaattaaatatatgtctTGTTGATGGATTGATTATTGGTTGTTGagtttgtctttttatttttttaggtaCAAAGTCCATTGATTGGTTTGTAATTATCATGAAGATTCTTGCTAGTCGACTTAAGAAGGAAATAGATTTTCTGATAAGTAACACACATGTTGGGGATTCAAATCATGCTATAGTGATCATATCCAgtgaaatattattaaaattttaacccctTAGGTTATGGATCACttaaaattgaaactaataTAGAAAGACCATAAGagaaagattttaaaatactTGAAAGTTTGGTGTTTGCTTTCTTTGGTGGAGTCTTCCTTCGCTTTTCGCTTTTGACTTTTGTACACCAACTAGGATTTATCAAACCATAACAACACAATTATCctgcctctaatggtgatccacataGTGATTTGTCGAAATCTCTACACTAAGAGTGTGTGAATCTCTAAGCCAaagtttgtgctagcaaaTTCTCAACTTTGAACTCCCTtgtgtttctctcttttggtTGTGATCTTATCTCaacacataaaaaaataaaacagaacTCTTTTGTATGTTCAAGACGTGGCTAAAGGATTCTTTTATAGAGTGAATTCACTTACTTCATATTCAATAAGGATTAGAAAATGTCCTAGGCTAATTGGGCCTTCGTATAATATtccatcaaatcatatttgatttagcccattatttaattggattaagcatttataaaatcaattagatcACATCCAGACTCGtagaggtgaaatcaaagcatgacaATTCATGTATAAGATGTCCTGGTATCACAAGTTTAAGGATTACTTACACTATTGACACATGAGAGTATTTttatagacacttgagtgaaataccaaatgaaaCTCTCATAGAGGGTCATGTTAAGTGAACTTGTTCCTTAACAAACACTTACATACTATTCCCAAGTATCTTacatacttcaacctatgagatcagttgcttacttccaaaatAAGGAGGCTTAGCATGTACCAGCCTTTGAGATTATCAATGTCCTTATTCTTAacaatacaatgactaggAACATATTTAGGATCAAGGCTTTGTTACATaaaaatctcataattataacctttataatttctttgcaaggCCATTATGTTCCAAGGACTTTATCTATATAAGTCTCTCATaattctttataaataaactcatggataaaaaaatatctcaTACATTAGATAGAATATTTATAATGTATTTAACATGgaatatgactaattaatGTAGTGTTTTACAAGCGCAAAACCGATTGCCTTGCAGGGCTTATATTAACAATCTCCAACTAGCACTAAAGCCAATCGCTCATGTATCTAATACCAAAGCCTACAAAGTTAGGGATGGCAATGCGTACCGGTTATAGGGTACCCATGGATACTTGACCTGATTATATATGGTTAGGGTACCCTATAATCAGGTTTGGGATTGAGTTCGGGTAATGATTTCACTACCCATATCGGGTTCGGGTACCATCCTTTGGGTACCCATTACCTGAACCcgattataatttataaatattttttattattttaataattaaattaaaaatttacaaattttacCAAATTCACAAGCAATTCTTTTTGTcaaaaactaacaaatatatgaaaagtatggttactcaaattattaatgtgatgacattaatatatttaaattaaaaaattattagattgttaattatgtttaaataatatgaatattatatcatattataaaggaatataattactattatatatatacttttaatataaatatatttactttctattttgtgttaacattgtaaaaattataactcataaaattattaattacaatatatatacctttgtttatataaacttataacatataaatctaAAGGAAAGTTATGANNNNNNNNNNNNNNNNNNNNNNNNNNNNNNNNNNNNNNNNNNNNNNNNNNNNNNNNNNNNNNNNNNNNNNNNNNNNNNNNNNNNNNNNNNNNNNNNNNNNNNNNNNNNNNNNNNNNNNNNNNNNNNNNNNNNNNNNNNNNNNNNNNNNNNNNNNNNNNNNNNNNNNNNNNNNNNNNNNNNNNNNNNNNNNNNNNNNNNNNNNNNNNNNNNNNNNNNNNNNNNNNNNNNNNNNNNNNNNNNNNNNNNNNNNNNNNNNNNNNNNNNNNNNNNNNNNNNNNNNNNNNNNNNNNNNNNNNNNNNNNNNNNNNNNNNNNNNNNNNNNNNNNNNNNNNNNNNNNNNNNNNNNNNNNNNNNNNNNNNNNNNNNNNNNNNNNNNNNNNNNNNNNNNNNNNNNNNNNNNNNNNNNNNNNNNNNNNNNNNNNNNNNNNNNNNNNNNNNNNNNNNNNNNNNNNNNNNNNNNNNNNNNNNNNNNNNNNNNNNNNNNNNNNNNNNNNNNNNNNNNNNNNNNNNNNNNNNNNNNNNNNtattatatatattaaaataattttgtacgtgtgtgtgtgtgtgtgtgtatgtactttaaatataaacatatttactttctattttgtgtaaacattacaaaaattataacacataaaattatgaattgcaatatatatacctttgtttaataaacttataacatataaatctaAAGAGAAGTTATGAGATTAGAATAGCTAATTGGGTAATTGGGTACCCatgaagaagattttaataatttttttatctaattggGGGtagtaatttttcaaattattcaGGTAGCTAATAGGGTTAgggtatttgatttttaatagggttagggttGGGGTATCTTGAAATTAACAGATATCCTACTCGTTGACATCTTACACCAAGTGCCGATCATGTTTCCATTGGGATAGAACGTTAGTGAGAGGGTTAGCTAAATTGTCCTCCGTGGGTACCCTCACTATAATAATATCACCTCTTCCAATGTTATCCTTTATCAGGTGATAACATCACAAAACATGTTTAGACCTTTGATGAGACCTCAATTCTTTTGCTTGGGTATTGGCTTCATTGTTGTTATAATACAAAGTTACAAAATCAACAATGTTAGGAACCACACCAAGTTCAGTTACGAACTTTTTGATCCAAACTCCCTTATTTGTTGCCTTAGACGCGGATATGTATTCAACCTTGGTTATTGTTTGCTTGGAACTTTTCTAGCTAATAGCACTGCCATTTTAGGTTAACATAAACCCACTTTGTGATTTGCTGTCATCCTTATCGGATTGGAATGCATCATCTCCATATCCTTTAGCTTGGAGTTCAGCCCCTCCATAGACCAAGAAGACATCCTTAGTTATTTGTAAGTACTTAAGGATATTTTTCACAACAATCTAGTGACTCTCACTTGGATTCGATAGGCATTTGCTTGTGACACTCAAAACATATGCCACATTTGGTCTAGTACATAACATGGCATACATGATGGATCCTATAACTGATGCTTACGGTATCCTATCCATCCTCATCCTCTCATCTTGTGTTTTCGGACACATATCCTTTAAGAGATGAATGCCATCTGACATAAGCAAGTGTCCCTTCTTGGACTCGTTCATGCTAAATCTTTTTAGCACCATGTCTATATAAGTGGATTAGGATAATTCTAGCAGCCTCTTTGATCTATCTCTATAAATCCTTATTCCCAGAATATAGGCTGCGTCTCCCAAAACCTTCATGGGAAAATTGTTTGGATAGCCAGATCTTGACAGTTTGTAGTATTGGTATATCATTTTCTATTAGTagtatgtcatcaacataaagtACTAAGAATACACCTACTTGTCCATTTACCTTCTTGTAAACACACGGATCATCAGGATTCTTGACAAAATCATATTCTTTAATAGtttcattaaatttgatgTTCTAGCTCCTAGATGTTTGCTTTAGCTTGTAAATAGACTTTTGGAGTTTGCATACTTTATGCTAATTCTCCTTGGATGTAAAACCTTCAGGTTGTGTCATATACATTTCCTCTTGCAAATTCTTGTTAAGGAATGCTGTTTTTACATCCATCTGCCATATCTCATAATCATAGTATGTAAAAATAGCAAGTAAAATGCAAATGGGTTTAAGCATGGCTACAAGTGAGAAGGTTTCCTCATACTCGATTCCTTCAACTTGGTTATAACCTTTAGCAACCAACCTAGCCTTGTGCATTTGTACATTATCGTCCAGTCAGCCTTTATCTTAAAGACCCATTTATAACTTATGGGTTTTACCTTTTTAGGTGTATCAACCAAAGTCCATACTTGGTTCACATGCATGGCAtccatttcaaatttcatggcCTCTAGCCACTTATCAGAATCAATATAAGATATTGCTTCTTTATAAGTAGTATGCTCTTCGTCAATTGGAAAAGCATCTCTTTCCAgcataaatttatatatctCTGAAGGTTGTCTCTATCTCATAGATCTACGGAGCATTTATGTTTCTTAAGCATTGGTTTGAGCATCCAATGCTTCAACCGTCAGTTTACGTTCCATAGGGATGTTGGTTTGTGGTTTTTGAACCTTTTCAAGAATTATTTTACTCCCACTAGTCCTTTCAAGTAAAAAGTCTTTCTCCAAGAAAGTGGCATGTTCGAGACAAACACTTTTTGCACAATGGGATTGTAAAAATAGTATCCTATAGTTTGTGTAGGATACCCTACAAACTTGCATTTGTTTGATCTAGCTCCAAGCTTATCAGACGATGTACATTTCACATAAGCCATACATCTCTTAATCCTTGTATAAGACAAGCTTAGCCTTTTGCCATACCACATCTCATTTGGTGTCTTATCAACCAATTTGGTTAGAACCTTATTAAAAAGGTAAGTAGCAGTCTCTAGGGCATATCCTCAAAAGGATATAAGAAGGTCTGCCCTACTCATCATGGAATGAATTATGTCCAACTGGGTTTGGTGTCTCATCTCAGATAGTCCATTATGTTGTGGAGTTCCAGGTGAGTCCATTGTGACAGAATCTCATGTTCCATCAAATAATCCAAAAACTCCTGGCTAAGATATTCTCATCCTTGATTCGATTTAAAAGTGGGAATACTCTGCCTAATTTGTTTCTCAACCTCAGCCCTAAACtctttgaacttttcaaaagcttcagACTTGTACTTCATGAGGTACACAAAAACaaatctagaatagtcatttGTAGACGTAATGAAATATGAATAACCTCCTCTAGCTAGTGTGTTTAAGGGTCTACATATATTTGAATGTATTAGCCCTAAGATCACGCTTGCTTTTTCACCTTTTCCAGTAAACGTAGTCTTAGTCATCTTACCAAGGAGACAACATTCACAAGTTCCATAtgattcataatcaaatggatttagaaaattttgtttatataactTAACTATCTTTGTCTCATTGATATGATCAAGTCTACAATGCCAGATATAGGTTTTATTTGGATTATCGTTTCTAGCTTTCTTGACATCTATATTGAGCATTGGGCTATTAGGATCCATAACATAAAGTCCTTCATGACATTTTACGGATCCATAAAAGATATCATTTAGAATAACAGTGCAACAATTGCCCTTCGTACTAAATTCgaaatcatcatttttagCTAGGTATGTAACCAAAATGATGTTTCTAGCTAATGTTGGTGCACAATAACACTCTTTCATTTATTGAGAGCTTTTCTCAAAATGATATACCAGTCCAAACATTTTAGACTAATGGCAACAAGTATGTCAAGCAAAGTAGTGATTATTATTATACTTATTCTAACAACTTACAAATATAGAAAAAGTATTTGTATTAGTTTTTCAAGTTATTAACCAATTTAAGATGAGACATTAAATCTTACATTGATTCTCCCACCAATTTTTCGTAATAATAGCCCTCACATGGAAATCTCTACTAGGCATTTCTAACAGGTTAGGACCCCTTTTGACTTATTGCAATATTAAGTGActcaacaaatcaaaataaacctAATTAGGTAGATAACATAGCTTATCAATTGCATCCCTATGCAACTCCCAGATTAGTTAGGTAACAACTCATTGTTTaaatgcatcatatgcatttcaCCTAACCTTACCTCTAAGACCATGTGGTAATGTGTGACACATCTGAACCACACAGTTTAGTTGAGTAAGACTCACCAATAACTCAATCGTGCCCGTGTAAAAGTTGGACCTTGAGTGATTAAACAAGTCTTCAATTAAAAGGATAGCTTGGTTATCTTGTTATATGATGGAAGGCAACTTAATCATGCGAAGtatgtgactcaatattttaatgaggAATTTCTATTGTTGCTTTTATCTTGTTATTTAGGTCTCGTCGAATGgcatgcatagcatttataatattgcataaaataaatgtATCACATGTTAACTACataggatgattatggactttatctaATCTAGCTTCCTTGAGCCATCAAAGGAAACTAGTTTGGTCAAATCCTAAGAGATTACATACAAATATCACCATATCTTGTAGTCTTGTAATCATCATGTCTCCTTGGCTTTTTTGTCCTTCATTCTTGGAATTACAAAATTTCCTTCCTAATCTAATCCTATGAATTCTAATTACATATATGTAAAGAAACCTC
This window encodes:
- the LOC18604697 gene encoding protein RKD1, giving the protein MGSHYSFNGWSKSELVAKEEETSPFPTQLPPDSSASVYYNSVDWQNEFPIQESFFDALPLMSSFYTDPLYDSLDFEKSSSLIQENNLLGCEKGNGFWNELGALFKPNGKNEDFGEELKEERRAKRCREEKCSSSTMLSRKVISQYFYLPITQAAKELNVGLTLLKKRCRELGIRRWPHRKLMSLQTLIWNVQELQKEEGEESERKLREAVEVLERERKLLEEMPDLQLEDKTKRLRQACFKANYKKRKLMMMESQSSSGGSRESLDLTRGYDMENEEDEEEMKLLLSDSFSSTNIMAN